From a region of the Thermus albus genome:
- a CDS encoding DNA topoisomerase subunit B has protein sequence MSYDASAIKVLKGLEGVRHRPAMYIGGTGVEGYHHLFKEILDNAVDEALAGYATEIVTTLNPDGSLTVEDNGRGIPVDLMPEEGRPAVEVAYTVLHAGGKFESGAYKVAGGLHGVGASVVNALSEWTVVEVFRDGNHYQIAFGRGEVTQPLTVVGPAPKGKRGTRVTFKPDPLIFGNLAFDPSKIRARLREVSYLVAGLKLVFKDLIHGREDVFLDKGGVASFAKALAAEEELLYEKPFLFRGQEGDVEVEVGLIHTKGYTAEILTYANMIPTRDGGTHLTAFKSAYSRALNQYAKKAGLNKEKGPQPTGDDLLEGLYAVVSVKLPQPQFEGQTKGKLLNPEAGSAVAQVVYEKFLEALEENPRIAKTVYEKALRAAQAREAARKARELVRRQNPLESDDLPGKLADCQTENPEEAELFIVEGDSAGGSAKQGRDRRFQAILPLRGKILNVEKAGLSKALKNAEVRAMVAAIGVGIGGTGAVHLGVGAPEAETHFDLEGLRYHKIIIMTDADVDGSHIRTLLLTFFYRYMRPLIEKGHVFIAQPPLYRLQVGKRVEYLYSDEELAARLKELGDKNYEVQRFKGLGEMNPEQLWETTMNPEKRVLKRVSLQDALEASELFEKLMGQEVAPRREFIEEHARYAELDI, from the coding sequence GTGAGCTACGACGCTTCCGCCATTAAGGTTCTCAAAGGCCTAGAGGGGGTGCGCCACCGCCCCGCCATGTACATCGGGGGGACGGGGGTGGAGGGGTACCACCACCTCTTCAAGGAGATTCTGGATAATGCGGTGGACGAGGCCCTGGCGGGTTACGCCACCGAGATCGTCACCACCCTAAACCCCGATGGCTCCCTCACCGTGGAGGACAACGGTCGGGGCATTCCCGTGGACCTGATGCCGGAAGAGGGCCGGCCCGCGGTGGAGGTGGCCTACACCGTCTTGCATGCGGGCGGCAAGTTTGAAAGCGGGGCCTACAAGGTGGCCGGGGGCCTGCACGGGGTGGGGGCCAGCGTGGTCAACGCCCTTTCCGAATGGACGGTGGTGGAGGTCTTCCGAGACGGAAACCACTACCAGATCGCCTTTGGCCGGGGAGAGGTTACCCAGCCCCTCACCGTGGTGGGCCCCGCCCCCAAGGGGAAAAGGGGCACCCGGGTCACCTTTAAGCCCGACCCCCTAATCTTCGGCAACTTGGCCTTTGACCCCAGCAAGATCCGGGCCCGCCTGCGGGAGGTGAGCTACCTGGTGGCGGGGCTCAAACTGGTCTTTAAAGACCTCATCCACGGGCGGGAGGATGTCTTTTTGGACAAAGGGGGTGTGGCCTCCTTCGCCAAGGCCCTGGCAGCGGAGGAGGAGCTTCTTTACGAGAAGCCCTTCCTCTTCCGGGGGCAAGAAGGGGATGTGGAGGTGGAGGTGGGCCTCATCCACACCAAGGGCTACACCGCCGAAATCCTCACCTACGCCAACATGATCCCCACCCGGGATGGGGGCACCCACCTCACCGCCTTCAAGTCCGCCTACAGCCGGGCCCTGAACCAGTACGCCAAGAAGGCGGGGCTCAACAAGGAAAAGGGCCCCCAGCCCACGGGGGATGACCTCTTGGAGGGGCTCTACGCCGTGGTGAGCGTGAAGCTTCCCCAGCCCCAGTTTGAGGGGCAGACCAAGGGGAAGCTCCTAAACCCCGAGGCGGGGAGCGCCGTGGCCCAGGTGGTCTACGAGAAGTTCCTGGAGGCCCTCGAGGAGAACCCCCGCATCGCCAAGACCGTCTACGAGAAGGCCCTGCGGGCCGCCCAGGCCCGGGAGGCGGCCAGGAAGGCCCGGGAGCTGGTGCGCAGGCAAAACCCCTTGGAGTCCGACGACCTCCCCGGGAAGCTGGCCGACTGCCAGACGGAAAACCCCGAGGAAGCCGAGCTTTTCATCGTGGAAGGGGACTCGGCCGGGGGGAGCGCCAAGCAGGGCCGCGACCGGCGCTTCCAGGCCATCCTGCCCCTAAGGGGCAAGATCCTCAACGTGGAAAAGGCTGGGCTTTCCAAAGCCCTGAAGAACGCCGAGGTGCGGGCCATGGTGGCGGCCATCGGGGTGGGGATCGGGGGCACGGGGGCGGTTCATTTGGGGGTTGGGGCCCCCGAAGCGGAGACCCACTTTGACCTGGAGGGCCTCCGCTACCACAAGATCATCATCATGACCGACGCCGACGTGGACGGCAGCCACATCCGCACCCTCCTCCTCACCTTCTTCTACCGCTACATGCGGCCCCTGATTGAAAAGGGGCACGTCTTCATCGCCCAGCCCCCCCTTTACCGCCTGCAGGTGGGCAAGAGGGTGGAATACCTCTACTCCGACGAGGAGCTGGCCGCCCGCCTGAAGGAGCTGGGGGACAAAAACTACGAGGTGCAGCGCTTTAAGGGCCTGGGGGAGATGAACCCCGAGCAGCTTTGGGAGACCACCATGAACCCGGAAAAACGGGTGCTGAAGCGGGTGAGCCTCCAGGACGCCCTCGAGGCCAGCGAGCTCTTTGAAAAGCTCATGGGGCAGGAGGTGGCCCCCAGGCGGGAGTTCATTGAGGAGCACGCCCGCTACGCGGAGCTGGACATCTAA
- a CDS encoding SCP2 sterol-binding domain-containing protein, with amino-acid sequence MELFGEAWAQAYCQKLNQSEAYKKAAAAWEGSLALAVRPDPALGFPQGVAVVLDLWHGACRGVKVVEGEAEADFVIEADLATWQEVLEGRLEPLTALMRGLLELKRGSIAALAPYAQAAQELVKVAREVA; translated from the coding sequence ATGGAACTCTTTGGAGAAGCTTGGGCCCAAGCCTACTGCCAAAAGCTGAACCAGAGCGAAGCCTACAAAAAGGCCGCCGCGGCTTGGGAGGGAAGCCTGGCCCTGGCGGTGCGCCCTGATCCCGCCTTGGGATTCCCCCAGGGGGTGGCCGTGGTCCTGGACCTTTGGCACGGGGCGTGCCGGGGGGTGAAGGTGGTGGAGGGGGAGGCGGAGGCCGACTTCGTCATAGAGGCCGACCTGGCCACCTGGCAGGAGGTGTTGGAGGGCCGCCTCGAGCCCCTTACCGCCCTCATGCGGGGGCTTTTGGAGCTGAAACGGGGCTCCATCGCCGCCTTAGCCCCTTACGCCCAAGCGGCCCAGGAGCTGGTCAAGGTGGCCCGGGAGGTGGCATGA